GAGCAACGCCTCTGCCGGAGTGATCTGTTCCAGCGCCCGACCCACCTTCAGCACCTTATCGTCCAACTGGTACCAGCGCTCATAGGTCCAAGGCTGGTAGCGCAGCCAACGTTCCGGCAAGAGGCGCTGGAAGGAGGCGGAAACCAGAAAAGACCCCCCAACCAGGACGAGCAGCGCCAGGCTGGCGGCGGTGGCGCTGCGGAGCAAACCCCTTTGACCGACCGTCAGCCGCTCCGTCGAAAGACCGACAAGAATCGCTGCCAAGGGAACGGCCGGAAGGAAATAATACTGGAGATTATTCAGCACATGACTGCCGGCCAGCAGGAAGAACCCGGCCAACCCAGCCATCCAGGCAACGATCCAGAGTCGTTCCTTGAAAAAGAGGCCGCGCAACAGGCCCAACAAGGCAGGCAGCACGAAAACAGGCGTACAGACGAAGAAGAAAATCCCGCGCCCCACATCGCCGTACCAGTCCGCCGGAATCCCCTCCTGCCAGAGCCGTTCCGTAAAAGAGGCGGCGATTCCAGACACAAAGGGATGCTCGGCGATCCCGTGGATGGACAGGAGATAGATCAGCAATGCCGCAAAGGGCGTGATCAGGTAGGCCAGTCCCACCGCAAGGCTGTACGACCGTCGTGAACGATAGGCGGACCACCACCAGAGGGAGAGGGGCAGATAGACGATCGCCGCCGGCGGCTTGACGAGCACGGCTAGAGTCAGCCAGATGCATCCCCGGCGGGCATGAGAGAGTGAACCCTCCCTGGACCAGACGAGAAAATCAGCGAGGGCGGCCAGCGACAAGGCGAGCATGGGCACATCAGGCTGAAAGGAACGGGAGAAGTACACATAGAATGGCTGGACGGCCATGGTCAGGGCAGCGACCAGCCCCGGCCAGAGACCCCAGAAATGGGC
The Heliomicrobium undosum DNA segment above includes these coding regions:
- a CDS encoding ArnT family glycosyltransferase, whose translation is MFRRRYGRTELKRNRGSAWRGFAPWALVAVCLIGLLLRLKGIDSPFVDFHGWRQGDTAAVARYFYEREFNLLRPQLPYYGAPPNYAELEFSLVPALTAGLYYIFGEAPWVARTVIILFSLWSLVSVYRIGAHFWGLWPGLVAALTMAVQPFYVYFSRSFQPDVPMLALSLAALADFLVWSREGSLSHARRGCIWLTLAVLVKPPAAIVYLPLSLWWWSAYRSRRSYSLAVGLAYLITPFAALLIYLLSIHGIAEHPFVSGIAASFTERLWQEGIPADWYGDVGRGIFFFVCTPVFVLPALLGLLRGLFFKERLWIVAWMAGLAGFFLLAGSHVLNNLQYYFLPAVPLAAILVGLSTERLTVGQRGLLRSATAASLALLVLVGGSFLVSASFQRLLPERWLRYQPWTYERWYQLDDKVLKVGRALEQITPAEALLVIAEESPRSLYYSRRFGWFIPPEECSAEYLAGVRAEGAGYLIWPYEKPPAHLGGLAGEWHPEGFWLFDLGKMF